In Peromyscus eremicus chromosome X, PerEre_H2_v1, whole genome shotgun sequence, the sequence CATTCTGTATGGAAACCTTTCCTTCACCAAGCATGAGATAACTGTAGAAATTCCCATTACTTTCAAGTCTATTGTTTCGGTAGTCTGATAGATGGAGAGACACAAGTGTCTCTTTAGTATACTCTCATCTCTGCTAGGCCTGTTATGGAAGCAGCCCACTCTGAAGGCCCTGCTAACCCCCAAATTGCTTATAAAGGATGATGAATGTTATTCTTGTCACTTCCAATTCCATTACTTTCTCTGAGATGTGATTAGTATATTCTAATATGCTGAGTGTTTGGTGCTCCTGAAGGACTTTACGTACATTATAGGGTGAGGTATAAAAGCAGCACTTGTCTAAAAGGTAATGTGTCCTCTATTTGGGGGGAATGTACAGTCACTCACACACATTACCTCAGATAGGTTGTGGCAATCCACACCATTAAGTTTTACCCTGCTCTTGCAAAATACATAGGTAGAGGTACCCATTCTTCTTCATCCATCTCTATAAGGTAAAAGGAGGAAATTGTTTTCAATGCTCCATCTATTATGTCCATGGGTCTGATAGTTCATTTGTGGTCTGGCCCTCAACTTTGTGAGGCCAAAGTGCCTTCATTGTCTTATACTTACCCAAATTCTCTTGTCATAAACCCAACCAAATTTCTTGTCTGGTCTGCATGCCTATAGTATCCCAAAGACCTGCCTTGCCATACACCCACCCAAAGACCCCTCTGTGTCATACACCCACCTAAGTCACTTGTGTGGTCCCTAACCACTTCATACCAAGGTCTGTTTCTTCTCATATACCCATCCAAAGTTCCTCCTTTATCATGTACCCCCCCCAAGATTCTTGTCTACCCCCAAACCTTGTGAGTCCCAAATCCCTCCCTTGTCATATACCCACCCAAACTTCCTCTCTTGCCGTACATCCACCATTTCTCTTCCGCTTTACCAGTTCCACCATTAGTGACtcacaaagacacataaatttTCAAATtggaatgcatttatttttaaaaatataattttgaattttattgttTATAGGAATGGGAATTTCCTGTCTTCGAGATATCCATCTATTGGCTATCTACCTTGAGACTCATGGAGCTTGCCTCAGAGGGGCTGGGTTGATCCTTAGCAGGCTTTGCGGGTTGATCTTCATCAGGGTTTGCAGGTTGTTCCACCAGAGGCTGTCGCTGCTCTATCAATGGTGAATCATTGCATTTCTTCTTAAAAGGTGGAGTTACTGCTTCAGCATCAGTAGAGGAGCTTGCTTCTGAGGTACTGGGTTGATCCTCAACAGGCATTGCAGGTTGTTCCAACAGAGGCTGTGGCTCCTCCATCAATGGTGAATCTTCGCCATTCTTTGTCATGGGTGGAGTTACTTCTTCCGCATCCATCATGGTGCTTGCTTCAGAATTAGTGGGTCCTTCAGCAGGCTTTGCAGGTTGTTTAAATAGAGGCCGTGGCTCCTCCACTGGTGGTAAATTTTTGCCTTTCTTCAGCAAGGGTGGAGTTACTTCTTCCGCATCAGTCATGGTGCTTGCTTCACAGGTAGTGGGTCGATCCTCGGCAGGCTTTGCAGGTTGGTCCACCAGAGACCGTGTCTCCTCCATCAGTGGTGAATCTTCGCCTTTCTTTTGCACTGGTGGAGTTACTTCTTCGGGATCAGTCATGGTGCTTGCTTCACAGGTAGTGGGTTGATCTTCAGCAGGCTTTGCCAGTTGGTCTACCAGAGACCGTGTCTCCTCCATCGGTGGTGAATCTTTACCTTTCTTTTGCTCTGGTGGAATTACTTCTTCAGGATCAGTCATGGTGCTTGCTTCACAGGTAGCGGGTTGATCCTCAGCAGGCGTTGTGGGTTGCTCCATCAGAGGCTGTGTCTCCTCCATTGGTGGTGAATCCTTGCCTTTCTTTTTCACGGGTGGAGTTAATTCTTCAGCATCCTTCTTGGTGGAACTCCTTTTCAGGGCACGTTTCCTACATTTGTTGTTCTTTAGGCCCTGGAATGGCAAGAGGGAGGACACAAGAGTTATTTAATTTAGGGTGAAGGTCAGGATAAGCATGTGAATGGTTCTTTGTCAGAACAGGTGAGGATAGGTAAGGGGATTTAGGCCAGGCCAGAGAAAGGTAGTTACTTTAGGCAAGAGTGAATCAGTGGAGGAGGGTCTTGGGTAGGGTGGTTATCTTACCGGTCCATTAAGAATGCTTGGAGGATAAAGTTTGTAGGCCGCCTTGGTCTTTATCGGTGTGACAGGATTAGCCACTGCTTGAGTATTCATCGAAAAAGCAGAAAGATCTGCTCTGGACCTGAATTTCTTGGTCACATTAGCCATTATCAGGATTTAGTTGTGTTACCTTCGAGAGGTCTCATCAACTGACAGAGCAGAGCAGGCCACACCCCTCAAGCCTGATTGGTCATCAAGGTCTCAACCAATAGTGGGCAAGCTTGAGCTCTGACATCACAAAGCATGACTCTGACCCTGGTGAAGGAAAGAACAGCAGGATGTACCACTGGGGACACTTCTGTTGATGGGGGAAGATACTGAGAAGGCAAAGAGACTCTAGTCTTAGAAGGAGACTTCCCTTTAACAACTCCAAGGCTATTTTCCACGCCATCCATCTTCATATATGCACTTTAGTTGTGGCAGAACACACAACAGAGCATTTCCGTCTCCAACTTCTTCCCCAAGACTCCCCTGCTCAATGGTTTATTCCAATATGTCTTCCTTAATCTTGGgctaatatctttttttttggtgtgtgtgggggccTAATATCTTCAATGTCTTCCCTAAAATCATTCCCAAGTAACATTTCTGTATTTGAATATCAGTATATATGTCAACCATCCTACCAACCGGTGCTATAGCAAACATCTAGGCTCCCACCAGGACCCAGCCCCCTACTCACAGCCATCCACAGGACACTTTGCTCTGCCTACCCTTTATTTCATATACAGATTTCCCATGTCCTCCTCCAGGGTCAAGCCTGGTGATTTGTACCCTACCACCCTATACTTGTTTTTCTGCATCTCAGTATCTCACCTGGGTCCCACAGACTAGTCTTGTAGCCTGCATCTTTCAGTAGCTACCTCCAGGCTTCCTCAGGGTCCAATTCTATCACCCCACCTAGTCTCACCACTAAGTCCTCTAACCAACAGCTAGGCTCACTCCTGGACTGGCCCCACCCACATCCACTCACAGGTCCCTTTACAACATCGATACCACCAGACTCCATACATAGACTTCACAGATCCTCCTTCATGGTCTAGCCTGttgagtgggtgtgtgtgtgagtgcccgTGCACGTGAGTGTGCACACGggggcacacacaaacaccacacacacacacacacacacaaataccacacacacacacacacacacacacacacacacacccctgaataTTTGTATTTCCACATTCCTCTGGACATAGTGAGTGTGCCAAAGCCAGTATTTTGGCTGTGTAGCTTTACAGTAGTGACCTCTAGGTTTCCACATGATCCCAAATTGGGCTTCCCAGCCCAGTCTCAATACCTCTTCCTTTGCTGTGGCCAACACATAGGTTCCTGTAATACCCTCATTCACCCACAGGACCCTTCCCACCACCTACACCAGCCCAGTTCATAACAAGTGTCTAGCCCACTGAGAATGCCACACACtatcaaatatttgtttttcaacATACTGCCAGATATAACCTAAAAGCCATAGGCAGTGCCCAATCTTAATTTGGACTCTTTGCCTTGAAATAGTGACTTCTAGGCTTCAACAgggtccccccacacacacacaaaaggcttGTCAGAACAACTCTTCCTACACTATAGCCAACATCTGGGCTACCAAAAGGTATTAACCTCTAAATCAATCAACAGGGTTTTCCATGCTGCCCATACCTCTCCACAACATACCCCTCCAAGGTCTAGTTAGGTGGGCACATCCACACTCGGTGCTTGCTTTTCCATATTCAGTGGAATCTATCCTAGATAGAATAGCCCCTGTCCCATGGCTTCCTGCACCTTACAGTAGTGATTTAGGGCCTTTTTCAGGATCCCAAATCTCAAACCACAGCATGATCCCACCACCCATTGCTCTTCTATAGCCAAAGTCTAGGGTCCCTTGACACTTAACATACCTGCACCCAGCCATGGAACACTTGCTTTGCATACACAACCCCACTACGTATCCAGACTTCCCATGTCCTTCCCAAAGTTCAAACCTGGTGAGTATTTCCCCTACCACATACTGCTTTTCAACATTCCACAAAACAGATCATATCCCACTGCCAATGTCTCGGCCTAGTCTTGGCACTTACATTCTTGCATGTTGCAGGAGTGACCAATAGATTTCAACAGAGTCCCAAAACCAGGAGCATGCTCTAACCACCTACTGCTCTTCTGTAGCAAACATACATGGTCCTACCAGGACCTGCCCTCCCTGCATCTACACACAATACACTTTGTGTCATCTATATTTCCCCACTGCATACCTAGAGTTCTCAAGGAGCCTCCTTCATGTTATAGACTTATGAGTACTCTTTCACAACCAGATACTTGCTTTTCTATATCTGTCTGGATCTGTCTTGGTTCCCACATCAATACTATGTCCTAGTCTGATCAACTGAGCCTTGCAGTAGCAACATCTTGGGTTCTGCATGTTCCCAAATCCCATGCCCTGGCTTAGTCCCATCACATCCAGATGTGCCCTAGACAACATACAGGCTCCAGACAAGGTGCTACTTGGACCCACCCACAGGACCTTTTGTGCTACCTCCACCACCGCTCTCCATACCCACacttctgatgtcctcctccaggGTCTAGCCTGGTATATAAGCCCCAACCTGATACTTGTTTTGCATATCCATAAGGATCTAGCCTGAGTTCAATAGCCAGCAACTCTGGCTAGTCTGACTGCCTGTCCCTTGCTGTATGGAGCTCTAGGCAGTAGTTTCCCAAATCCTGCAGCCATGACTAGTCCCAAAAATCCTCCTGGACTGCAGCTAACGTCTAGGCTCCTGCTAGGACCTGTATTACCAGAATCCACCCACAAATCACTTTGTGTAGACTATACTACATTACTCCTTGTTCAGACTTTCTGTGTCTTCCTGAGGGTCTAACTTGTGACTGTACTGCCCCAAAATAATACTTGTTTTTGCATATAGGGCAGGATCTATCCCAGGTCCCAGGCCCTTTGTCAGGCCTATCCCAGCACCAGCTACTAGCACTCTCTAGGATTCCTAgtcccatctactcctcctatGCTAGAGACAGCATCTAGATTCCCACCAAGACCAGCCCTCCCTCATCAAACCACAGGAGCTTTGGCTGCCTATACCACCTTACTCCATGCCCAGACTATTCAAATTCTCCTCCAGAGTCTGAACAGGTGAGTACTTCTCTGCACCAGATAATTGTTTTCCAAATCCAGTGAAGTCTAGACTGGATGGAAGATCCAGTGGCATCCCTAGAACAGCTGCTTTCTCTCACTAGTAGTGAAGTCTAGCTTTTGGCAGGGACTGAAATCCTTTGCTCCATCCAAGTCCCACCATGCCCTCCTGTGCTATATGCAACTTCTAGCTTTCTGCAAAACCCAGTGCAACAACCCTCACACAGGGGACCATTTGTGCTACTTATACAACCCAAATCTACCTAGATTTCTGATGACCTCTCCAGGGTCAAGCCTGTTTAATAACCCCAAATGTACTCTTGATACATGTTTTTCAACATCCTTCTGAATCTGTCCCAGAACTGCAGCCTAGTCTGACAACCTACAACACATAGTAGGGACCTCTAGGCTTCAGAAGGGTCCCAAATCCCAAACCCCTGCCTATTCCCACCACCTATTCCTTTGCTACAGCTAACATTTAGGTACTCTCCAGTACTCGCCCTATCTACATCTGCACACAGGACTTGGTGTTGTACGTACCAGCCCTCTCTATACCCAAACTTCCCATGGTATCCTCCAGAATCTAGCCTACTGAATACTCCACACATATACCAATACTTCTGTTTTTATATCCTGAAGGATGTAATTTGTGTGCCTCAGACAGTGCTTCCTAGCTGTCTGGACTCTTTGCCTTGCAGTAATAATCTCTAGACTTCAATAGGGTCCCAATCCCTATGCCCCAGCCTAGTTCCAACATTCTGTCCTTTGCTATAGCCAATATTTATGCTCCCACCAAGACTTACCTTACCCACATCTACCTTCAGGACACCATGTTACACCTAAATAACCATACTCCATACCCAGAATTTTTGTGGTTTCCTCCTGTGTTGGACTGGAGAATACTTCCCAACCTGatacttgttttttttccccataattCTGCCATATCTAGATTGGTCCCGCAAAAAGTGATCATGACTATTCTGGCCACTAGCTCCTTGCCATAGATAGCTCTGTGCTTCTGCAGGCTCTAATTCATCCAACTGGCCTGGTCCTACCACATTCTGTTGTGCTGTAGACAACATCTATACACACAAAAGGTATACCTGCATCCATCCAcaagacacatttaaaaaattaatccaCTTCACTATATATCCAGCCTTCCTACAACCCGAGCTCCCAGGATTTAGCCTAATGAATAATCCCCAACAAGCAAATTAATACTTGTGTTTCTACATGCTGACTAACCTACTCTGGCCACCTTGTTGCAAGCTGTAGTCTTTTACAGGTCTACAATTCGTTCAGCTTAGCCTAGTCCCAGCAACTCCTTCAGTGATATAGCCAACATCTAGTCTCCCTCTGCACTTAACATACCTGCACCCACCCATGGAACATTTGCTCTGCATTCACAACTTCACTCCTTATCCAGACTTCCCATTCCTGCCTAAAGTCCAAACCTGGCAAATATTTCCCttaccagaatgtgtttctccaCATCCCACCAAACATAACTCATATCTCACTGCCAATGTCCCAGCATAGTCTTGGCACTTACATTCTTGCATGTTGCAGGAGTGTCCACTAGGTTTTTTACAGAGTCCCAAATCCAGGGACCTAATTGCATCACCTACTCCTGTTCTATAGACAGCATACATTGTCTTACCATGACCTGTCCTCCCTACATCTACATACAGTACTCTTAGTACCACCTACATTACCCTACTCCATACCCAGACTTCCCGAGGCCTCCTCCATGGTATAGCCTGGTGAGTACTTGCTCACAACCAGATGATCTATCCTGGTTCCCACCATTAATACTGTGGTGTAGTCTGATCAACTGAGCCTTGCAGTAGCACCATCTATTCTTCCACAGGTTCCCAAAACCCATGCCCTGGACGAGTCCCATCACTTCCTGGTGTGCTCTAGACAACATACAGGCTCCAGATAAGGTGCTACCTGCCCATACACAGGACACTTTGTGCTACCTCCACAACCCATCTCCATACCCACAATTCTGATCTCCTCCTCCAGGGACTTGCTTCATATATAAGCCCCTACCTGATACTTATTTTGCACATCCATAAGGATCTAGCCTGAGTTCAATAGGCAGCATCCCTGGCTAATCTTGCTGCCTGCCCATTGCTGTAGGGACCTCTAGGCAGTAGAGTCACATCAGTCAGCTCAGACTAGAATCATATATCTTCCTGTACTATAGCTAACATATAGGCTCCTTCTAGCACCTGTGCTACCAGAATCCATCATAAGGACACTTTGTGTAGATTACACTACAGTACTCCTCTTTCACATTTCAACGAGGGTCTAACATGTTTAGAACACCATTCCAACTATCAATACATGTTTTTGTATATGAGGTTGTATCTACCCCAGGTTGCAATGTCTAGGCCTTCCCCAGGCCCTCCAGTAGCAAATTTTAGGATTCCTAGACCCAACAACTCCTCCCGTACTTGGTTCAACATTTAGATTTCCACTAGGACCACCCCTCCATCATCAAACTGCAGGTACTTTTGGTTGCCTACTTCGCCCTCTCCATGCCCAGACTATATAAATCCTCTCCAGAGTCTAGACAGGTGAGTACCACTCTGCATCAAATCATTGTTTTCCAAATCCAGTGGAGTCCAGACTGCATGGAAGATACAGTAGCATCCCTAGAATAACTGTTCTCACTAGAATTGACTTCTAGCTTTTGCCAGGGTCCTAAATGCTTTGCTTCATCCTAGTGCTATAGGCAACATTGATATTCCTGTGTGGATCCACTGTAACAACAGCCACAGGACCCTCCCTTTTTGCTCCCTATATAACCCAACTCCATAGCCAGATTTCCCCCATCACCTTCAGAGTTAAGACTGTTGAGTAACCGCAAATATGCCCTTGATACATGTCTTTCCACATTCTTCTGATTCTATCCCATTAACCAGTATCATCAGACAATGTCCAAAACATAGTATGATACTCTAGACTTCAGTAGGGTCACAAATCTCACAGCTGGGCCTAATCACATGATCTATTCCTGTGTTATAGCTATCATTTAAGTTCCCTCCAGTACTCACCCTATCCACATCCAGACACAAGGCATGGTGTTGCCTATAGCATGTCTTACTATACCCAAACTTCCCATATTCTCCTCCAGAGGCTAGCCTATTCAATACACCACACACAGTCCAAtacttctgttttcatatccTGCTGGATCTAATTCATGTACCTCAGGCATTGCTCCATAGTAGCCTGTAATCTTTGTCTTGCGATAATGATCTCTAGGCTTCAAGAGAGCCCTGAATCCTAGGCCCTTGCCTAGTCTCCAAGCATTTCATCCTTTACTATAGCCAacatctctcctcccaccaggACTTACCCTACCCACATCTATCCTCATCTACCTTCAGGACAACTTGTACCACTAAAACCACACCACTTCATACCCAGACTTCATGTGGTCTCCTCCTGTGTTAGCCTGGTGAGTACATCCCTTTCTGATACTTGTTTTACCATAGTTCTGTCATGTCTAGATTGGTCCCACAGTCAGTACCCATGCATAGTCTGGCTATTAGCTACTTGTGTAAATAGCTCTAGGCTTCTGCAGACTCTAATCCTCCAACTGACCTGGTCCTACAGTATTCATGTGTGTTGGAGAAATCATCTATACTCCCAACTGGAATTATCCTACCTACCTCCATTCACTAGACACATTTAGATGATTCAACCATGTTGCTAAATACCTACACTCTTCACATGTCCCAGCCCCCAGGGATTAGTCTAGAGAGTAACCCTCAAACACAGCAATGATTGCTTGTTTTTCCACATGCTGACTGTCCTACTATGGCCACCAGTGCCTTGCAGTGCAAGCTGTAGGCTTCTACATGTTTCCTAATCCTTTCAGCCAAGCTTAATCCCAGAAGTTCCCACTGTGGTATAGCCAATATCTAGGGTCTGTTAGCACTTACTATACCTCAGCCATGCAGGGAACATTTGTTCTGCTTTCACAACCCCTCTCCTTATCCAGAATTCCCATGTCCTCCCCAAAGTTGAAACCTGGTGAATATTTTTCCCCCACCTGATAGTGTTTCTCCATATCCCACCATACATAGTTCATATCTCACTACCAGTGTCCCAGCATAGTCTTGTCACTTAAATTCTTGCATATTGCACTAATGACCACAAGTTTTCAACAAACTTCCAAATCCAGGGACCTACTCCTGTTCTGTAGCAAACATACAGGGTTCCACCAGGACCTGCCTACCTGTATCTATACCCAGTACTCTTTGTACTACCAACAGTACCCCACTCCATACCCAGACTTGCTGAGACCTCTTGCATGGAATAGCCTGGTGAGTACTCCCTCACAACCAGATACTTGTGTTTCCACATCCCTCTAGATCAATCCTAGTTCACATAGTCAATACTCCGGCCTAATCTGATCAACTGAGCCTTGCAGTAGCACCATATAGGCTCCTGCAGGACTCCAAATCCCCTTCCCTGGCCTAGTCCCATCACTTCCAAGTGGGCTGTAGCCAACATACAGGCTCCAGACAAGGTGCAACCTGAACCCAATCACAGGACCCTTCTTGCTACCTCCACCATCCCATTCCATACCCACACTTCTGATGTCCTCCTTCAGGATCCGGCTTAGTATATAAGCCCCCATGTGATACTTGTTCTGCATATCCATCTGGATCTAGTCTGAGTTCAATATCTAGTGCTTATGGCTATTCTGCATGTCTGCCCTGTACAGTATGGACATTTAGGCATGAGAATATCAAATCTCCCAGCTCAGACTAGACTCACAAATCCTCCTGTACTATAGCTAACACCGAGGCTGTGCTTGGACCTGCCCTACCAGAATCCATCCACAGGTCACTTTGTGTAGACTATAATACATTACTATTTATTCAGACTTTCCATGGCTTCCCATGGGTCTAACTTGTTGAGTACACCCCCACCAAACCATACTTGCTTTTACATATAGTGCTGGACCGAGGCCAGGTCCCATAGCCAGTGTCCGGGCCTTCCCCAGGAGCCTCCACTAGCAACCTCTAGGGTTCCTAGTGCCATCAACTTCTCCTGTGCTGGAGTCACCATCTAGATTCCTAACAAGACCATGCCTCTGTCATCAAGCCACAGGATCTTTGGTTACATACATCATTCTCTCCATTCCTACACTTTCCAAATCCTCCTCCAGAGTCTAGACAGTTAAGTACCCTGCTGTAACTGATAAGTCTTTCCAATCCAGTGGAGTCAAGACTGGATGGAATGTCCAATGACATCCCTATATTAGCTGCGTCCTTTCAGTAGTAGTGACTTCTAGCTTTTGTCAGGCTCCAGATTTCTTTGCTCCAGCCTAATCATACCATGCCCTCCTGTGCTATAGGCAACATCTATGTTCCTGTCATTATCCACTGTAACAAGACTTACCCACAGGATAATTCATGCTACCTAAGCAATCCAGTTCCATACCTAGATTCCACAAGTCCTCTCCAGGGTCAAGCCTGTTCAGCAACCCTATATTTCTCTTGATACATGTTTTTCCATATCCTGATAAGTCTATCTCAGTATGCAAGCCAAGTGTGACAACTACAACACATAGTAGGGGCCTCTAGGCTTCAGGAGGGTGCAAAATCCTACACCCCTGCCTAGTCCCACCACCTATTCCCATGCTATAGTTAACATTTACTTTTCATTCGTTACTCACCTTAACCACATCCACACATAGTATATAGTATTGCCTGTACTACCTCTCTCTATAATCCAGATTTCCCACGTTCTCCTCCAGAGACTAGTCTATTGAATATTCAACAATCAACCCAATACTTCTGTTTCATATCCTGCAGGATCTAACTCATATCCTTCAAGCAGTACACCATACTGGCCTGGTCTCCTTGCCTTTTAGTAATGGTCTTGCTTCAACAAGACCCCAAATCCTAGACCCCAGCCTATTCCCATTATTGCAGCCTTTGCTATAGACAACATCTCTGGTCCCTCCAGGAATTTCTCTACCCACATCTACCCACATATACCATGAAGAGACCTTGTGCCACTTAATCCACCCCACTCCATAACTAGAATTCATGTGGTTTCCTCCTTGGTTAGCCAGGTGAGTACCTCCCTATCTTATACTTGTTTTTCACCATTCTACAATATCTACATTGGTCCCAAAAACCAGTGCCCATGCATAGTCTGGACACCAGCTCCATGTGGTAGATAGCTCTTTGCTTCTACAGACTCTAATCTCTCTAGTTGGCTTGGTCCTACCACGTTGCACAGTGCTATAGACTACATCTATACTCCCAACAGGAACCATCCTACCTGAATCCATCCACAAGACACATTTAGATGATTAAACCTCCTCACTACATAATCAGACTTACATCAACCTCCAGGTTCTGCCTAGTGAATAACCCTTACCACACAAATGAATTCTTGATTTTCCACATGCTGCCTGACCTACTCTGGACTCATGTGCCTTGCATTTGCAAGCTTCAGGCTTCTACTGGTTTCCAAGTCTTTCACCAAATCCTAGTCCCATCAACTCCTTTTGTGATATAACCAGCATCTAGATTCCCTCGGCACTTCACATACCTGCACCCACCCATTGAACATTTGCTCTGCATTCATAAACCTGCTCCTTGTCCCGACTTCCCATGTCCTCCCCAAAGTTGAAACCTGGTGAATATTTCCCCTACCAGATAGTGTTTCTCCTCATCCCACAAAACAAagctcttttctctctgccagTGTCCCAGCCTAGTCTTGCTACTTACATTCCTACATGTTGCTGTAGAGATCACTAGGCTACAACATGGTACCAAATCCAGGGCCCTACTCTCACTACATACTCCTGCTCTGTATCCAACATACAGGTCCTACCCGGACCTGCCTACCTGCATCTACACACAGTACTCTTTGTTCCACCTGCAGTACCCCACTCCATACCCAGATTTCCCGAGGCCTCCTCCATGAATAGCCTGGTGATTACTCCCTCAACcagatatttgtttttctttgtccttctgaatctgtccTGGTTCCCACAGACCAAACTCAGGACTAGTCTGATCAACTGAGCCTTGCAGTAGCAACATCTAGGCTTTAGCAGATTCCCCATGTCCTGGCCCAGTGCCATCAATTCCAGATATGCTCTAGCCAACATACAGGCTCCAGACAAGGTGCTACCTGTACCCAACCAGAGCACCCTTTGTGCTTCCATCACCACCGCCCTCCACACCTGCacttctgatgtcctcctccaggTGTAGCTTGGTATACAAGCCCCTACCTGGTACTTGTTTTGTACATTCATCTGGATCTAACCTGAGTTTAATAACTAGTGCTTGTGGCTATTCTGTATGTCTATCCTGTGCAGTATGAACATCTaggcaggagaatctcaaatCCCTCATCTCAGACTAGACTCACAAATCCTCCTTTACTATAGCTAACATCGAGGCTTTTGCTAGAACTTGCCCTACCAGAATCCATCCACAGGACATTTTGTGTATACTGTACTTACATTACTTCTTATTCAGACTCTCCATATCTTCTTGAGTGTCTAAGTTGTTGAGTAAAAC encodes:
- the LOC131899261 gene encoding proteoglycan 4-like, producing the protein MANVTKKFRSRADLSAFSMNTQAVANPVTPIKTKAAYKLYPPSILNGPGLKNNKCRKRALKRSSTKKDAEELTPPVKKKGKDSPPMEETQPLMEQPTTPAEDQPATCEASTMTDPEEVIPPEQKKGKDSPPMEETRSLVDQLAKPAEDQPTTCEASTMTDPEEVTPPVQKKGEDSPLMEETRSLVDQPAKPAEDRPTTCEASTMTDAEEVTPPLLKKGKNLPPVEEPRPLFKQPAKPAEGPTNSEASTMMDAEEVTPPMTKNGEDSPLMEEPQPLLEQPAMPVEDQPSTSEASSSTDAEAVTPPFKKKCNDSPLIEQRQPLVEQPANPDEDQPAKPAKDQPSPSEASSMSLKVDSQ